The Ficedula albicollis isolate OC2 chromosome 1, FicAlb1.5, whole genome shotgun sequence nucleotide sequence ggggggggggggggggggggggggggggggggggggggggggggggggggcgggagcggCGGTCGGCGGATCACGTGATTCGGGCGGCGGGAGATTCGGGATCGGTGCGGTTGGGACTGGGGTGAgtggggagctgtggggtgaaGCGTTGGGTTGGGAAATGGGGAGGCTGcggggcagagccaggggttTAATAGGGCTGGAAAAGTGGGGAAGGACAGGGGGGCTATAGCGATAGCAGACCAGCCCTGGGGAGTTGTTTGTGGGCCGTGGAGCTGAAGGGAGATGCGGGTAAGGACTTGAGGGCACTAGAGTGGGTGGCAGAATgggggtctgtgctgtggggtggctgaagggagctgggggatgGTGAGTCAGATATGGGGTTACTGCTAGGACAGTAACCTGAGGGGTGGTGGGGCAGATCTGGGCGGCACCGAGGcggtgggatggggctggggagctgcgGAATGGCTCTACAGCCAGGAGATGCCCAAACTCATCCGACTCGCTTCTCTCCGCACCAGGCACTGGAGGGATACGAAGGGAAGTTGCGTTCTGGCAGAGTGTTGTCTCCATAGGATCCTGAATGGCTCCGATTAAAATCAGCTACGTGGTGTCCTTCTCCTCCCAGGTGCCTGGAGGTTTCCCCTGATGGGCTGGGTGTGGGAGTGagccctctgagctgctggggtcTTAGGACAGGTGGGTCAGAGTGTGACAGAGTGCAGCACTAGCTCTCCTTGTTAGGCTGAAGGGCAACAATTCGTATGATTCTTGCTCTCTCAAACTGGGGTGTTGTTCCTGTAGGCTACCAGAGAATTCTGTGCTTctcccctgtgcccagagcaaGCTGAACTGGAGGGGAAGGTGTTTAGGGAAGGGTTGGTGCATGATGCTGtatctgtgctgtgtgtgcaggaccCCAAGTACCCGGCAGAGAACCTGCTGAGTGAGGATGGCATACGGCCCTGGCTTGGCTGCCCCAAGAAGCGCAGCAGGCAGCTGAGTGTGGAGCTGCAGCTAGAGAGAGCCAGTCCCATTGGCTACGTTGACATTGGTACTTCCCTGTCCCCCACCCCTgtgcaggagccagggctgtgccccacAATGGGGTCAGCAGCTCTGAACCCCCTTGCCCCTCCCCAGGGAACTATGGCTGCGCCTTTCTACAAATTGAAGTTGGACGCTCCTCATGGACCCGTGACCAGCCCTATCTCACCTTGGTGCCTACTGTCACACTGATGACACCAGCTGACTCGAAGCTGGACCAGAATCGCTATGGGGTTCGAATGTTTAAGGAAGGTAAGGACTGatccaaaggaaaaagacatGGGGAAGAGCTGTGGGCCTGGTGGTGGGATGAAGCAGATTGGGGGGGATGGTGATAGAATGGGGCTGGTGGTAGGATGTGGCTGAtaggagggaaaaggaggacaGGTAGACCAGGGATCAGGGTTGTTCATGGCCTCAGGAAAGCTGtaccagctctgcttccctgcctcAGCCTCTCTCGTGCCCATAGGGGGGATGGTGCCTCCAGAAAGCTGtaccagctctgcttccctgcctcAGCCTCTCTCGTGCCCATAATCCCCCAGATGTCCTGGGTGGCACAGCAACAAGCAGACGTAGGGGTGGTGTTGGGATGGTGGTCAGTGCCATGCCCCAcccaccccagctgctgctccccacagcagatTTCTCGGAGCTGACGGTGGGGCAGAAGTGGGACCGCGTGCGGctcacctgcagccagcccttCAGTCCGTGCAGCCGCTTCGGGCTCTCCTTCATCCGCCTGCGCAcaccacaggagcaggagcctgaCCCCCCCCGGCCACCCCTGGACGCAGTAGGTGTCTCTCACACCTCCATGTATCTCTCTCCAcggggaggcagcaggaaggggcCCCATGGAACGCTTGGGAGGCCCTTGCTGGGCTGAGCtaggggctgtgcccagagtGGTGGGTACATGGTACCCGTCTTGATTGCCTGGGGCCTCCCCTTGTCCCACAGGAGGATGCCGAGCTCTCAGACAGACCCcggtgctccagccctgcctttcaCCAGACTTCCTTCCCTGAACCATGCTTGTAAGTGGCCTGGTGTGGTCCCCCCCATCCTGACCCCTGCACAGTGTGGCCTGGAACCCCTTGAGGTGTCTCCTCGTACCCCAGAGCCCCACTCCCATCAGCTTCGTTGTGCTGCGAGGCTGACACTCCCTATCCTCAGGAGAtccagggaggaggagcagctgaggagctgcctggggaagctggaaggggctgcctgGAGCCGCTCTGCCCggatggtgctgctggcagcgcAGAACCAGGCGCTGAGGCCCAGAGCTGGCACAAGCACACTGGAGGCTCACCTGGAGCCGCTCAACAAGGATGGGGGAggtcctgcagtgccaggtggGTAAATCTGCACAGCCGTGTCCTGGGCCGGTCCCAGccactgtgggcagcagggcagggggaaattctgcccctctctctgctcaggtgagacctgcagagctgcctccagctctgggatccctaGCATCAGAAGGGTGTGGAGCAattggaatgagtccagaggaggccatggagatgTGCTTGAGGGCTGGGGTCCTCCTGctgtggagacaggctgagccacctggggctgttcagcctggagatgagAAGGTTTTGAGAACTGGGAGCCTCTTTCACTGCCTAAAGAggctcaaaaaaaaaactggagaGGAACAGCGGCCTGGGAGGGCAagacaaggggcaatggcttcaaGTTGACAGAAGACAgagttagatgggatattgcAAAGAAATTCTTACCTGTTAGGGTGGTAAAATACcagcacaggttgcccagagcagctgtggctgtcccatccctggaagtgttctgATGCCAGGTTTGATGGGGCTTGGAGctacctggtctagtggaaagtgttcCCTACCCATGGTGGGGGGCTTGGTACTAGATGAGctttaaaatttcttccaacccaaagtgTTGTCTCTGTGATTTCCCACTGTCTGCTCTTCCCTAGGCTCTTCACTGGATGTCCCTGCAGTTCTTCCAAgcacctgcaggcagctggacaggcactgtgctcccagccctgttgGCAGGTAATTTCATGGGTCACTGCCTTACTCCTGCCTTCACTCTTGCCATTTACCACTCTTTCTTTCCCAGACAGTTCTGGGCCCAGCCCTTCACTCTTTTGGGCTGGCAGAATGTGGCATAGGGTGCCTTCAGCATGTGacccctctgcagggctccagctgcCACCTCGAGGACACCCAGGGTGAAAGGAAGAGCCCGAGGCCCCCGGGAGAGACGCGTCAGGAGGAGTGACAGGGGCCAggccagcagtgacagggagaCAGGTGTCTGC carries:
- the XRCC1 gene encoding DNA repair protein XRCC1 → MAPIKISYVVSFSSQDPKYPAENLLSEDGIRPWLGCPKKRSRQLSVELQLERASPIGYVDIGNYGCAFLQIEVGRSSWTRDQPYLTLVPTVTLMTPADSKLDQNRYGVRMFKEADFSELTVGQKWDRVRLTCSQPFSPCSRFGLSFIRLRTPQEQEPDPPRPPLDAEDAELSDRPRCSSPAFHQTSFPEPCLRSREEEQLRSCLGKLEGAAWSRSARMVLLAAQNQALRPRAGTSTLEAHLEPLNKDGGGPAVPGSSLDVPAVLPSTCRQLDRHCAPSPVGRAPAATSRTPRVKGRARGPRERRVRRSDRGQASSDRETGVCPICSGCFLLDLLPTHASQCGEDPTAAWPFLSPDASFLSPDAWVSCPICQLPFSVAEVEQHASNCGETPGALYSPQGLQ